Proteins co-encoded in one Setaria viridis chromosome 9, Setaria_viridis_v4.0, whole genome shotgun sequence genomic window:
- the LOC117836563 gene encoding transmembrane 9 superfamily member 3 yields MAASPAAAAALLALLALAAAGGVAADGSDHRYKAGEPVPLYANKVGPFHNPSETYRYFDLPFCSPEKVREKSEALGEVLNGDRLVDAPYKLDFRVDLDSRSVCSKKLTTEDVAKFRNAVAKDYYFQMYYDDLPLWGFIGKVDKEGKADPSEWKYYLYKHIIFDILFNNDRVIEINVHTDQSALVDLTEDKETNVEFLYSVKWKETLTPFEKRMEKYSSSSNLPHHLEVHWFSIINSCVTVLLLTGFLATILMRVLKNDFVKYAHDEEAADDQEESGWKYIHGDVFRFPKNKSLFSAALGTGTQLFALTTFIFLLALVGVFYPYNRGALFTALVVIYALTSGIAGYIATSFYCQLEGTNWVRNLLLTGCLFCGPLFLTFCFLNTVAIAYSATAALPFGTICVIVLIWTLVTFPLLVLGGIAGKNSKTEFQAPCRTTKYPREIPPLPWYRQTIPQMAMAGFLPFSAIYIELYYIFASVWGHRIYTIYSILFIVFIILLIVTAFITVALTYFQLAAEDHEWWWRSFLCGGSTGFFVYGYCLYYYYARSDMSGFMQTSFFFGYMACICYAFFLMLGMVGFRAALFFVRHIYKSIKCE; encoded by the exons AtggcggcctcgccggccgcggccgcggccctcctcgccctcctcgccctcgcggcggccggcggcgtggcggctgACGGCTCCGACCACCGCTACAAGGCCGGCGAGCCCGTCCCGCTCTACGCCAACAAGGTCGGCCCCTTCCACAACCCCAG TGAGACGTATCGGTACTTCGACCTGCCTTTCTGCTCTCCTG AGAAAGTGAGGGAGAAGAGCGAGGCCCTGGGTGAGGTCCTTAATGGGGATCGGCTGGTCGATGCACCTTATAAGCTTGATTTCCGTGTGGACCTTGACTCCAGGTCGGTTTGCTCAAAGAAGCTCACCACGGAGGATGTGGCCAAGTTCCGGAATGCAGTAGCTAAGGACTACTACTTCCAGATGTACTATGATGATCTCCCACTATGGGGTTTCATTGGTAAAGTTGATAAGGAAGGCAAGGCTGACCCGAGCGAGTGGAAGTACTACCTATACAAGCACATCATCTTCGATATCCTCTTCAACAATGACCGGGTGATCGAGATCAATGTGCACACTGATCAGAGTGCATTGGTTGACCTGACGGAGGATAAGGAGACCAATGTGGAATTCCTTTACTCGGTCAAGTGGAAGGAGACACTTACACCATTTGAGAAGAGGATGGAGAAGTATTCCAGCTCCTCCAACTTGCCACACCACCTGGAGGTTCATTGGTTCTCGATTATAAACTCTTGTGTTACAGTCCTCCTCCTCACAGGGTTCCTTGCAACGATCCTCATGCGAGTACTGAAGAATGATTTTGTCAA GTATGCCCATGATGAGGAAGCAGCTGATGACCAAGAAGAGTCTGGGTGGAAGTATATCCATGGTGATGTCTTCCGGTTCCCCAAGAATAAGTCACTATTTTCTGCTGCTCTTGGTACAGGAACTCAATTATTTGCCCT CACAACCTTTATATTCCTGCTTGCACTTGTTGGAGTATTCTACCCTTACAACCGTGGTGCATTGTTTACTGCATTGGTTGTCATCTATGCGCTCACTTCAGGAATTGCTGGATACATTGCTACCTCTTTCTATTGTCAGCTGGAGGGGACAAACTGG gtgaggaACTTGCTATTGACAGGATGCCTGTTTTGTGGACCTCTCTTCCTGACATTCTGTTTCTTGAACACAGTTGCTATTGCTTATAGTGCAACAGCAGCATTGCCCTTTGGCACGATCTGTGTCATTGTGCTCATCTGGACCTTGGTGACATTTCCTTTGCTTGTTTTGGGAGGTATTGCTGGTAAAAACAGCAAAACTGAATTCCAAGCTCCTTGCCGCACCACTAAATACCCCAGGGAGATTCCTCCACTGCCCTGGTACCGGCAAACAATTCCCCAGATGGCTATGGCTGGGTTTTTGCCTTTCAGTGCCATATACATTGAGCTGTACTACATCTTTGCTAGTGTTTGGGGCCACAGGATTTACACGATCTACAGCATTCTCTTTATAGTCTTTATCATCCTCCTTATCGTCACTGCTTTCATCACTGTTGCACTGACGTACTTCCAGCTTGCTGCTGAAGACCATGAGTGGTGGTGGAG GTCGTTCCTATGTGGAGGATCAACCGGTTTCTTTGTATATGGCTACTGCCTGTACTACTACTATGCACGATCAGACATGTCTGGCTTCATGCAGACCTCTTTCTTCTTTGGCTACATGGCCTGCATCTGCTATGCATTCTTCTTGATGCTCGGGATGGTGGGCTTCCGTGCCGCCTTGTTCTTTGTCCGCCACATATACAAATCCATCAAGTGTGAGTGA
- the LOC117835953 gene encoding deoxymugineic acid synthase 1, with amino-acid sequence MSAAGRSPCGLPRIGLGTAVQGPRPDAVRAAALRAMMLGYRHFDTAAHYATEAPIGEAAAEAVREGVVASRDEIFVTSKVWCADAHPDRVLPALRKTLSNLQMEYVDLYMVHWPVTMKAGRFTAPFTPEDFEPFDMRGVWAAMEECHRLGLAKSIGVCNFSCKKLETLLSFATIPPAVNQVEINPVWQQRKLREFCRDKGIQLCAYSPLGAKGTHWGSDSVMDSGVLHEIAKSKGKTVAQVCLRWVYEQGDCLIVKSFDESRMKENLDIVDWELTEEERQRISKIPQRKINQGRRYISENGQYKSLEELWDGEI; translated from the exons ATGAGCGCCGCCGGGCGATCCCCGTGCGGGCTGCCGCGCATCGGCCTGGGCACGGCGGTGCAGGGGCCCCGACCGGacgccgtccgcgccgcggCGCTCCGCGCCATGATGCTGGGCTACCGCCACTTCGACACGGCCGCGCACTACGCCACCGAGGCGCCCAtcggggaggccgccgccgaggccgtgcgCGAGGGGGTCGTCGCCTCCCGCGACGAGATCTTCGTCACCTCCAAGGTCTGGTGCGCCGACGCCCACCCCGACAGGGTGCTCCCGGCCCTCCGCAAGACGCTCAG CAATCTCCAGATGGAGTACGTGGACCTGTACATGGTCCACTGGCCCGTGACCATGAAGGCCGGGAGGTTCACGGCCCCCTTCACGCCGGAGGACTTCGAGCCGTTCGACATGCGGGGCGTGTGGGCGGCCATGGAGGAGTGCCACCGCCTGGGCCTCGCCAAGTCCATCGGCGTCTGCAACTTCTCCTGCAAGAAGCTCGAGACCCTGCTCTCCTTCGCCACCATCCCGCCTGCAGTCAACCAG GTTGAGATCAACCCCGTGTGGCAACAGAGGAAGCTGAGGGAGTTCTGCAGGGACAAGGGCATCCAGCTGTGTGCCTACTCGCCGCTGGGCGCCAAGGGCACGCACTGGGGCAGCGACTCGGTGATGGACTCCGGCGTCCTGCACGAGATCGCCAAGTCTAAGGGCAAAACCGTCGCCCAG GTGTGCCTGAGGTGGGTGTACGAGCAAGGGGACTGCCTGATCGTGAAGAGCTTCGACGAGTCGCGGATGAAGGAGAACCTGGACATCGTGGACTGGGAGCtgacggaggaggagaggcagcGGATCAGCAAGATCCCCCAGCGGAAGATCAACCAGGGCCGCCGCTACATCTCCGAGAACGGGCAGTACAAGTCACTCGAGGAGCTCTGGGACGGCGAGATATGA
- the LOC117835777 gene encoding uncharacterized protein, whose product MAASAFIVQVSCVVAFLFAKTTVAGSNASASINATAMALRRSTEALPAAAAAHNGSHQYTCYLCHKSRSLMIRRCPIAQDDCHVACVTLPTPSRPPSPPRGVAAPSGGGGGRDADDCYVMKAYPDGSWVVVDVVGCRATAAACYLACGNGDDEHGAGGVATPRGPLPHGLPEFQLCGDHLTARGGAVAGV is encoded by the coding sequence ATGGCTGCCTCGGCCTTCATCGTTCAGGTCTCATGCGTAGTCGCCTTCCTCTTCGCAAAGACCACGGTGGCCGGATCGAATGCCTCGGCGTCCATCAACGCCACCGCCATGGCGCTGCGCCGCTCCACCGAGgcgttgccggcggcggcggcggcgcacaacGGCTCGCACCAGTACACCTGCTACCTGTGCCACAAGAGCAGGAGCCTGATGATCAGGCGGTGCCCCATCGCGCAGGACGACTGCCACGTCGCCTGCGTGACGCTGCCGACCCCGTCCCGgccgccctcccctccccgcggGGTGGCCGcccccagcggcggcggcggcggcagggacgcCGACGACTGCTACGTCATGAAGGCGTACCCCGACGGCAGCTGGgtcgtcgtcgacgtcgtcggGTGCAGGGCGACCGCCGCGGCGTGCTACCTCGCGTGCGGCAacggcgacgacgagcacgGCGCGGGCGGGGTGGCGACGCCGCGAGGGCCGCTGCCGCACGGCCTGCCCGAGTTCCAGCTGTGCGGCGACCATCTCAccgcgcggggcggcgccgtcgccggcgtgtAG
- the LOC117836562 gene encoding anaphase-promoting complex subunit 6 has translation MRDTNFGFPRVPPTSSSPPAEAAAEPSPKRRRVGEAAEEPPTPPEMREEALERLRGVVRDSVGKHLYSSAIFLADKVAAATGDPADLYMLAQALFLGRHYRRALHLLNNSRLLRDLRFRFLAAKCLEELKEWHQCLLMLGDAKIDEHGKVLDQDDDSDIYFDKDAEDHEINIKSAICFLRGKAYEALDNRDLARQWYKAAIKADPLCYEALECLVDNYMLTCEEESELLASLQFRKEDGWLSAFYSCLIRKHEKEYVVEAKFKELERESCSISSSSSGETLKNNIDVLACKAEYYHQSGEYQKCWQLTSSLLERDPFHLKCTLVHLAAAMELGHSNDLYLLACNLVKDYPQKALSWFAVGCYYYCIKKYDQARRYFGKATGLDGTFPPAWIGTGIAYAAQEEGDQAMAAFRTAARLFPGCHLPTLYMGMQYVRMHNFKLAEQFFTQAKSICPSDPLIYNELGVVAYNMKEYQKAVQFFELTLGHTSSSQNEMWEPTLVNLGHALRKLKKYDNAVSYYEKALTFPTKSLSAFAGLAYTYHLMDNFEAAINYYHKALWLKPDDQFCTDMLTYALESSCHSTARRRIV, from the exons ATGCGGGACACGAATTTCGGTTTCCCTCGCGTgccgcccacctcctcctccccacccgcCGAAGCAGCAGCCGAGCCGAGCCCCAAGCGGAGGAGAGTAGGAGAGGCCGCCGAGGAGCCACCGACGCCGCCGGAGATGagggaggaggcgctggagcgGCTGCGCGGGGTGGTGCGGGACAGCGTCGGGAAGCACCTGTACTCGTCGGCCATCTTCCTCGCCGACAAGGTGGCCGCCGCCACGGGGGACCCCGCTGACTTGTACATGCTCGCGCAGGCGCTCTTCCTCGGCCGCCACTACCGTCGGGCGCTCCACCTCCTCAACAATTCCCGCCTGCTCCGCGACCTCCGGTTCCGATTCCTTGCCGCCAAGTGCCTA GAGGAGTTGAAAGAGTGGCATCAGTGTTTGTTGATGCTTGGGGATGCAAAAATTGATGAACATGGAAAGGTCCTTGATCAGGATGATGACAGTGACATTTATTTTGATAAGGATGCTGAAGATCATGAGATCAAC ATCAAATCAGCTATATGTTTCTTACGTGGCAAGGCCTATGAAGCACTAGACAACCGTGATCTTGCTCGCCAATGGTAC AAGGCAGCCATTAAAGCTGATCCTCTGTGTTACGAG GCTCTTGAATGTCTTGTTGATAATTATATGTTGACATGTGAGGAAG AATCTGAGTTATTGGCCTCTCTGCAATTCAGAAAGGAAGATGGGTGGCTATCAGCATTTTACTCATGTTTGATTAGGAAG CATGAAAAAGAATATGTAGTTGAAGCAAAATTCAAGGAACTTGAACGAGAATCTTGCAGTATTTCGTCCTCGAGTTCCGGTGAAACTTTGAAAAATAACATTGATGTTTTGGCCTGCAAAGCTGAATACTACCACCAGAGTGGAGAGTACCAAAAATGTTGGCAACTGACATCTTC ATTACTTGAAAGAGACCCTTTCCATTTAAAGTGCACGTTAGTTCATTTGGCTGCTGCAATGGAGCTTGGTCATTCCAATGATCTTTATCTTTTGGCCTGCAACTTAGTGAAGGATTATCCTCAAAA AGCTCTTTCATGGTTTGCTGTTGGTTGCTATTACTACTGCATTAAGAAATATGATCAAGCTCGGAGATACTTCGG caaAGCTACAGGGTTAGATGGGACGTTTCCTCCTGCTTGGATAGGTACAGGCATTGCTTATGCTGCTCAAGAGGAGGGCGACCAAGCAATGGCTGCATTTCGGACAGCAGCTCGGTTGTTTCCTGG ATGTCATCTGCCAACTTTGTACATGGGCATGCAATATGTGCGGATGCACAATTTCAAACTTGCAGAGCAG TTTTTCACGCAAGCAAAATCCATTTGCCCATCTGATCCACTTATATACAATGAGTTGGGCGTCGTAGCTTATAATATGAAAGA GTATCAAAAGGCAGTTCAATTTTTTGAGTTGACACTGGGCCATACTTCATCCTCTCAGAATGAAATGTGGGAGCCAACATTGGTGAATCTTGGGCACGCACTTCGGAAACTCAA GAAATATGATAATGCAGTGTCATATTATGAAAAGGCACTCACTTTTCCAACCAAAAGCTTGAGCGCATTCGCTGGTCTTGCTTATACTTACCATCTTATG GACAATTTTGAGGCTGCCATAAATTATTACCACAAG GCTCTGTGGTTGAAACCAGACGACCAGTTTTGCACAGACATGCTAACGTATGCTCTCGAGTCCAGCTGCCACAGCACTGCTCGTAGAAGAATAGTTTAG
- the LOC117840724 gene encoding uncharacterized protein, translating to MAVPNEAAVVVGVQPVPAAATKKPAWTKDEDAALREQVRAHGPQNWAAISAALPGRNPKSCRLRWCQHLTPGVDPARPFSPEEDEKIAHFHRLYPNKWATIAGFLPGRSDNAIKNRWNSVLGKQQPQHHQQQRAAAVPFLGLSDGTLPLFPLTSGDVRVFGRSVPVLRRPPPGDAGVDLSGACLKLFPLATGDLVGGNDSGEAAEMDVDCSADDQTVTEMTLWPSTMAAFKAMVQAVRAP from the coding sequence ATGGCGGTGCCGAACGAGGCGGctgtcgtcgtcggcgtccagccggttccggcggcggcgacgaagaAGCCGGCGTGGACCAAGGACGAGGACGCCGCGCTGCGGGAGCAGGTGCGGGCACACGGCCCGCAGAACTGGGCGGCCATCAGCGCCGCGCTGCCCGGGCGCAACCCCAAGTCGTGCCGCCTCCGCTGGTGCCAGCACCTGACCCCCGGCGTCGACCCCGCGCGGCCCTTCTCCCCCGAGGAGGACGAGAAGATCGCCCACTTCCACCGCCTGTACCCCAACAAGTGGGCCACCATCGCGGGCTTCCTCCCCGGCCGCTCCGACAACGCCATCAAAAACCGCTGGAACTCCGTCCTCGGcaagcagcagccgcagcaccaccagcagcagcgggcGGCCGCTGTCCCCTTCCTCGGCCTCTCCGACGGGACGCTCCCGCTGTTCCCTCTGACGTCGGGGGATGTCAGGGTGTTCGGCAGAAGCGTCCCGgtgctccgccgcccgccgcccggcgacgcGGGGGTTGATCTGAGCGGCGCGTGCCTGAAGCTGTTCCCGCTGGCGACAGGCGATCTCGTCGGGGGCAACGATTCAGGTGAAGCGGCGGAGATGGATGTGGATTGCAGCGCCGACGACCAGACGGTCACCGAGATGACGCTCTGGCCGAGCACGATGGCCGCGTTCAAGGCGATGGTGCAGGCAGTTCGGGCGCCCTAG
- the LOC117840414 gene encoding uncharacterized protein yields MPLSAASIPNAFLLLLLLVDATASAAASVPAGDGDVNTTVFTSGAATSSPRDDTEMYICYLCTGRNPLLIRYCPIYWDECHLVCYADADTSAAATASAIPAAAAPPSLGPPADPATGVRDEECYVMKLYRNGSYTIVSRLGCSQIARCLLSCGGGDMAHRNALGAATAGPAMTAAIQGSFPPPRIADFQRCGTQVNAP; encoded by the coding sequence ATGCCTCTCTCGGCAGCTTCCATCCCCaatgccttcctcctcctcctcctcctcgtagacgccacggcctccgccgccgcgtccgtcccggcgggcgacggcgacgtgaACACGACGGTGTTCACCAGTggcgcggcgacgtcgtcgcCCCGCGACGACACGGAGATGTACATCTGCTACCTCTGCACGGGGCGCAATCCGCTGCTGATCAGGTACTGCCCCATCTACTGGGACGAGTGCCACCTCGTCTGCTACGCCGACGCCGACAcgtctgccgccgccaccgcctccgccattcccgccgcggccgcgccgccgtcgctgggGCCGCCGGCCGACCCCGCTACCGGGGTGCGCGACGAGGAGTGCTACGTCATGAAGCTGTACCGTAACGGCAGCTACACCATCGTCAGCCGCCTGGGGTGCTCCCAGATCGCCAGGTGCCTCctctcctgcggcggcggcgacatggcCCACCGGAATGCCctgggcgccgccaccgcggggcCGGCGATGACGGCGGCGATCCAGGGGAGCTTTCCGCCCCCGCGCATCGCGGATTTCCAGCGGTGCGGCACGCAGGTCAATGCTCCGTGA
- the LOC117835977 gene encoding uncharacterized protein, giving the protein MALLVKSHHQMLGSSSTSSSSPSASRQPAAAAVAPPPPPPSSSCLTDQQPSPAKRKRRPPGTPDPDAEVVALSPRTLLESDRYVCEICGQGFQREQNLQMHRRRHKVPWRLVKRAPPGGGEDSGAGAGGGNGTTGAATTPRKRVFVCPEPSCLHHDPAHALGDLVGIKKHFRRKHGGRRQWVCARCAKGYAVQSDYKAHLKTCGTRGHSCDCGRVFSRVESFIEHQDACNSGRMRGEVVPVPSTLPVIRPAVPRHPPAVAPPPELQLLPASTAAPLTAATTASLSTVTTTTTSSAHEQPHVATTTKLQLSIGPVITAACSNGAVAAAAIGEEEDAEELRRAVEEKAAADAARERAREEAAAAERALEEARRARQRARADLEKACALRDHAARLLAQVTCHACRQRSLVAMSLAVVAGEGHGHGGPAVACDPMRGGGVGAAGI; this is encoded by the exons ATGGCACTACTGGTCAAGAGCCACCACCAAATGTTGGGCTCCTCatccacctcctcgtcctcccccTCGGCGTcccggcagccggcggcggccgcggtggcgcctcctcctccacccccctcctcctcctgcctcACCGACCAGCAGCCGTCACCCGCCAAGCGCAAGCGGCGGCCGCCCGGCACACCGG ACCCCGATgcggaggtggtggcgctgtctCCGCGGACGCTGCTGGAGTCGGACCGGTACGTGTGCGAGATCTGCGGGCAGGGCTTCCAGCGGGAGCAGAACCTGCAGatgcaccggcggcggcacaaGGTGCCGTGGCGGCTCGTGAAGCGGgcgccgcccggcggcggcgaggacagcggcgccggcgccggtggtggtaACGGCACCACCggcgcggcgacgacgccgCGGAAGCGCGTGTTCGTGTGCCCCGAGCCGAGCTGCCTCCACCACGACCCGGCCCACGCGCTGGGCGACCTGGTGGGCATCAAGAAGCACTTCCGGCGCAagcacggcgggcggcggcagtgggTCTGCGCGCGCTGCGCCAAGGGCTACGCCGTCCAGTCCGACTACAAGGCCCACCTCAAGACCTGCGGCACCCGCGGCCACTCCTGCGACTGCGGCCGCGTCTTCTCCCG GGTGGAGAGCTTCATCGAGCACCAGGACGCGTGCAACTCCGGGCGGATGCGCGGCGAGGTGGTGCCCGTGCCGTCGACGCTCCCGGTCAtccgtcccgccgtcccgcggCACCcgcccgcggtggcgccgccgccggagctccagctcctgccggcctccacggcggcgccgctgaCCGCCGCGACAACCGCCTCATTGTCGACCGTCACCACCACAACTACCTCGTCCGCCCACGAACAACCCCAcgtggcgacgacgacgaagctGCAGCTCTCCATCGGCCCCGTCATCACCGCGGCCTGCTCCAACGGTGCCGTTGCTGCCGCTgccatcggcgaggaggaggacgccgaggagctgaggcgcgcggtggaggagaaggcggcggcggacgcggcgcgggagcgggcgcgcgaggaggccgcggcggcggagcgcgcgCTGGAGGAGGCCCGCCGCGCGCGgcagcgggcgcgggcggaCCTCGAGAAGGCGTGCGCGCTGCGGGACCACGCCGCGCGCCTGCTGGCGCAGGTCACCTGCCACGCGTGCCGCCAGCGATCGCTCGTCGCCATGTCCttggccgtcgtcgccggcgagggacACGGCCACGGCGGGCCCGCGGTGGCCTGCGACCCCATGAGGGGAGGAGGCGTTGGGGCCGCAGGCATCTAG